In the Sarcophilus harrisii chromosome 3, mSarHar1.11, whole genome shotgun sequence genome, one interval contains:
- the LOC100923336 gene encoding olfactory receptor 51A7-like, whose translation MSSLNISEGMVSTFLLIGIPGLEHIHIWISIPICLMYITAVLGNCTILFIIKTEPSLHEPMYYFLSMLAFSDMGLSFSSLPTMLRIFLFNYPAISLNACFTQEFFIHGFTDMESSVLLIMSFDRFLAICYPLRYSSILTSTRVTQLGLVLAVKSILLVLPLPFILNRLIYCKKRLLSHSYCLHQDVMKLSCSDNRINFIYGFFVALCMMSDLVFIVISYIFILKTVMSIASHGERLKALNTCISHICAVLIFYVPIITLAAMHRFAKHKSPLAMIIIADVFLMVPPLMNPIVYCVKTRQIREKVLGRLKFK comes from the coding sequence ATGTCAAGTTTGAATATTTCTGAAGGCATGGTCTCTACTTTCCTCCTTATTGGAATCCCAGGACTAGAGCATATTCACATCTGGATATCCATCCCCATATGCCTCATGTATATAACTGCTGTCCTTGGTAACTGTACTATCCTCTTCATCATCAAAACAGAACCCTCACTTCATGAGCCCATGTATTATTTCCTATCAATGCTGGCCTTCTCTGACATGGGCCTGTCCTTCTCGTCTTTACCCACCATGCTAAGGATCTTTTTGTTCAATTATCCTGCAATCTCCCTCAATGCCTGTTTTACTCAGGAGTTCTTTATCCATGGCTTCACCGATATGGAGTCCTCAGTGCTGCTGATCATGTCTTTTGATCGTTTTTTAGCAATCTGCTATCCCCTAAGATACAGTTCCATTCTCACTAGCACTAGAGTTACACAGTTAGGATTAGTGCTTGCTGTTAAGAGTATCCTCTTAGTACTTCCCCTCCCTTTCATACTAAATAGACTGATCTACTGCAAAAAAAGACTTCTATCTCACTCTTACTGTCTGCACCAGGATGTCATGAAATTGTCATGCTCTGACAACAGGATCAATTTTATCTATGGCTTTTTTGTTGCCCTCTGCATGATGTCTGATTTAGTGTTCATTGTGatttcatacatatttattttaaaaacagtaaTGAGCATTGCATCCCATGGGGAACGTCTCAAAGCCCTTAACACATGCATCTCCCACATATGTGCTGTGCTAATCTTCTATGTGCCCATCATCACCCTGGCTGCTATGCATCGCTTTGCCAAGCATAAGTCTCCCTTGGCAATGATCATCATTGCTGATGTTTTTCTGATGGTTCCCCCTTTAATGAATCCTATTGTATACTGTGTGAAGACACGGCAAATACGTGAGAAGGTTCTGGGAAGACTCAAATTTaagtga